One Clavibacter zhangzhiyongii genomic region harbors:
- a CDS encoding J domain-containing protein, translating into MPVPSRDADAYAVLGVEPSASQDEIRRAYRRRVRAAHPDMGGSADEFQSVRDAFEAVGDPESRARYERTLHAAPPQEDPAGRAHPASPASTSSGAAWDPAARRGRPGAPRSRPPARTRSFGHPGGFARLRYLSLVREWLADPAEPSVPAAPVPPRGGPALADEPGPYVRRARAIVPPVAAVLLALVLLVSGLGAVAALVGLVVGAGIGLAAAGPAGRAWHRSEEPRRRAAARLQEDVLAHERALRAYPDLMAAYSARLARLEGLRRRFEADAYAPDLVAEVPVAASDALRAAVAQEETARELMELGPSYAFWNGVAVPRSGDALDHLVLGPQGLVAVESVPDGSDAATDPTARAAALHGLDARARALAREMDVPVVGLVLSLPSGVLGAAPVVLHAADDPQALPAYAVARTLLADHVAAGLPGLTSMDPERLLAVRTRLVLDARFV; encoded by the coding sequence ATGCCCGTCCCGTCGCGCGATGCCGACGCGTACGCCGTGCTCGGCGTGGAGCCGTCCGCGTCGCAGGACGAGATCCGCCGGGCGTACCGTCGCCGCGTCCGTGCGGCCCACCCCGACATGGGCGGGAGCGCCGACGAGTTCCAGTCCGTGCGCGACGCCTTCGAGGCCGTGGGCGACCCCGAGAGCCGCGCCCGCTACGAGCGCACGCTCCACGCCGCCCCGCCGCAGGAGGATCCCGCCGGCCGCGCCCATCCGGCGTCGCCCGCGTCGACGTCCTCGGGCGCCGCGTGGGATCCCGCCGCGCGTCGCGGCCGCCCCGGCGCGCCCCGAAGCCGCCCGCCCGCGCGGACGCGGAGCTTCGGCCACCCGGGCGGCTTCGCCCGCCTCCGCTACCTCTCCCTCGTGCGCGAGTGGCTCGCGGATCCCGCCGAGCCCTCGGTGCCCGCCGCGCCCGTGCCGCCCCGCGGCGGCCCCGCCCTCGCCGACGAGCCCGGCCCCTACGTGCGCCGCGCGCGGGCGATCGTGCCGCCCGTCGCCGCCGTGCTGCTCGCGCTGGTCCTGCTCGTCTCCGGCCTCGGCGCGGTCGCGGCCCTCGTCGGCCTCGTGGTCGGCGCCGGCATCGGCCTCGCGGCGGCGGGGCCCGCGGGCCGCGCCTGGCACCGGTCCGAGGAGCCGCGGCGGCGCGCGGCAGCCCGGCTCCAGGAGGACGTCCTCGCCCACGAGCGCGCCCTGCGCGCCTACCCCGATCTCATGGCCGCGTACAGCGCGCGGCTCGCCCGGCTCGAGGGACTCCGCCGCCGCTTCGAGGCGGACGCCTACGCGCCCGACCTCGTCGCCGAGGTCCCGGTCGCCGCGTCCGACGCGCTCCGGGCCGCGGTCGCGCAGGAGGAGACGGCGCGCGAGCTGATGGAGCTCGGCCCGTCGTACGCGTTCTGGAACGGCGTCGCGGTGCCGCGCTCCGGCGACGCCCTCGACCACCTCGTGCTCGGGCCGCAGGGGCTGGTCGCCGTCGAGTCGGTGCCGGATGGATCCGACGCCGCGACCGACCCGACCGCGCGCGCGGCCGCGCTGCATGGCCTCGACGCGCGCGCCCGGGCGCTCGCCCGCGAGATGGATGTGCCCGTGGTGGGCCTCGTGCTCTCCCTGCCCTCCGGCGTGCTCGGCGCGGCGCCCGTCGTCCTGCACGCCGCCGACGACCCGCAGGCGCTGCCGGCCTACGCGGTCGCGCGCACGCTGCTCGCCGACCACGTGGCCGCGGGTCTCCCGGGGCTGACCTCGATGGATCCGGAGCGGCTGCTCGCGGTGCGCACCCGCCTGGTGCTCGACGCCCGCTTCGTCTGA
- a CDS encoding ABC transporter permease has protein sequence MWDFLSSRADQIAFSAWQHLSLVVQCLVLATVLAVGIAALVYRSAPLRSVANSVSAIGLTLPAFALVGLLIAPLGFGVAPAVAVVTFFATLPILRNAVVGLSGIDPAVVESARGIGMGRLRTLLRVELPLAWPVILGGIRVSAQMVMGIAAVAAYVLGPGLGGFIFSGLSRLGGANATESVLTGVLGVVLLALLLDLVLVGIGRLTTPRGIRV, from the coding sequence ATGTGGGACTTCCTGTCCTCCCGCGCCGACCAGATCGCCTTCTCCGCGTGGCAGCACCTCAGCCTCGTGGTGCAGTGCCTCGTCCTCGCGACCGTCCTCGCCGTGGGGATCGCGGCGCTCGTCTACCGGAGCGCCCCGCTGCGCTCCGTCGCCAACAGCGTGTCCGCCATCGGCCTCACGCTGCCCGCCTTCGCGCTCGTGGGCCTGCTCATCGCGCCCCTGGGCTTCGGCGTCGCGCCGGCCGTGGCGGTCGTCACGTTCTTCGCGACGCTGCCGATCCTCCGGAACGCGGTGGTCGGGCTGTCCGGCATCGACCCTGCCGTCGTCGAGTCCGCGCGCGGCATCGGCATGGGGCGCCTCCGCACGCTCCTCCGCGTCGAGCTGCCGCTCGCGTGGCCCGTCATCCTCGGCGGCATCCGGGTCTCGGCCCAGATGGTCATGGGGATCGCCGCGGTCGCCGCGTACGTGCTGGGCCCCGGTCTCGGCGGCTTCATCTTCTCCGGGCTCTCCCGCCTCGGCGGCGCGAACGCGACCGAGTCCGTCCTCACGGGCGTGCTCGGCGTCGTCCTGCTCGCCCTCCTGCTCGACCTCGTCCTCGTCGGCATCGGCCGGCTCACCACACCGAGAGGCATCCGTGTCTGA
- a CDS encoding ABC transporter ATP-binding protein has translation MSETPTAPPAPVVSGRSILLDGVTKRYPGQAKPAVDGITLEIPAGKIVMLVGPSGCGKTTTLKMINRLIEPTEGRVVLGDEDVTGIDGDELRRRIGYVIQAGGLFPHMTVAANIAVVPKMLGWDAARIRARVDELLELVSLDPAQYRDRYPKELSGGQQQRVGVARALAADPPVLLMDEPFGAVDPITRQRLQDELIRIQAELQKTIVIVTHDFDEAVKLGDWIVVFAEGARIVQYDTPERILAEPADAFVEEFIGSGAGLKQLTLRRVDEVPLASAVIARPGDAARDVLARMDEAGHQHAVVLDGRDRPLQWPSRRVLGRLDAVGAQADPRLPVIGSRATLNDALDTMLVSSAGAALVTGRGGAFLGVIDVETVMDAITRVRAEAASGLDDAPVGTNTGTIGTVGATAARADADSSPAGQDG, from the coding sequence GTGTCTGAGACCCCCACCGCTCCCCCGGCCCCCGTCGTCAGCGGGCGCTCGATCCTGCTCGACGGCGTCACCAAGCGCTACCCCGGACAGGCGAAGCCCGCCGTCGACGGCATCACGCTCGAGATCCCGGCCGGCAAGATCGTCATGCTGGTCGGTCCCTCCGGCTGCGGCAAGACCACGACGCTGAAGATGATCAACCGCCTGATCGAGCCGACCGAGGGCCGCGTGGTGCTCGGCGACGAGGACGTGACCGGCATCGACGGCGACGAGCTGCGGCGCCGGATCGGCTACGTCATCCAGGCCGGCGGGCTCTTCCCGCACATGACCGTCGCCGCGAACATCGCCGTGGTGCCGAAGATGCTCGGCTGGGACGCCGCCCGGATCCGCGCCCGCGTGGACGAGCTGCTCGAGCTCGTCTCCCTCGACCCGGCGCAGTACCGCGACCGCTACCCGAAGGAGCTGTCCGGCGGCCAGCAGCAGCGCGTCGGCGTGGCCCGCGCGCTCGCGGCCGACCCGCCCGTGCTCCTCATGGACGAGCCGTTCGGCGCCGTGGACCCCATCACCCGGCAGCGCCTGCAGGACGAGCTGATCCGCATCCAGGCCGAGCTGCAGAAGACCATCGTCATCGTCACGCACGACTTCGACGAGGCCGTGAAGCTCGGCGACTGGATCGTCGTCTTCGCCGAGGGCGCGCGCATCGTGCAGTACGACACCCCGGAGCGGATCCTCGCGGAGCCCGCCGACGCCTTCGTCGAGGAGTTCATCGGCTCGGGCGCCGGCCTCAAGCAGCTCACGCTCCGTCGGGTGGACGAGGTGCCGCTCGCCTCCGCCGTGATCGCGCGGCCCGGCGACGCCGCCCGCGACGTGCTCGCCCGGATGGACGAGGCCGGCCACCAGCACGCCGTCGTCCTCGACGGCCGGGACCGCCCGCTGCAGTGGCCGTCCCGCCGCGTCCTCGGCCGGCTCGACGCCGTCGGCGCCCAGGCGGATCCGCGCCTGCCCGTCATCGGCAGCCGCGCCACCCTCAACGACGCGCTCGACACGATGCTCGTCTCGAGCGCGGGCGCGGCCCTCGTCACCGGCCGCGGCGGCGCCTTCCTCGGCGTGATCGACGTGGAGACCGTCATGGACGCCATCACGCGCGTGCGCGCCGAGGCCGCGTCCGGTCTCGACGACGCCCCCGTCGGCACCAACACGGGCACCATCGGCACGGTCGGCGCCACCGCCGCGCGGGCCGACGCGGACTCCTCCCCCGCCGGGCAGGACGGATGA
- a CDS encoding ABC transporter permease — protein sequence MSAALDARTGAADADSGSWRALVAQPVAIAVVLAAYLVWLAVAPLSATERTTLAPAALGKATLEHLGLTFSAAVIVLVIAVPLGVLLTRGRMRRASAPVLAVANFGQAAPAIGLVVLLSMVVSGSGFVASLIALVLYAALPVLRNTMLGIRGVDERLVEAGRGMGMSRAAVLFRIELPLAVPVMLAGIRTALVLLVGTAALAAFVNGGGLGILITTGVNLYLYPVLVSGALLIALLALAIDWLGRVVEHVARPKGL from the coding sequence ATGAGCGCCGCCCTCGACGCCCGCACCGGCGCCGCGGACGCCGACTCCGGCTCCTGGCGCGCCCTCGTCGCGCAGCCCGTCGCCATCGCCGTGGTCCTCGCCGCGTACCTCGTCTGGCTCGCGGTCGCGCCGCTCTCGGCGACGGAGCGCACGACGCTCGCGCCGGCCGCCCTCGGCAAGGCGACGCTCGAGCACCTCGGGCTCACGTTCAGCGCCGCCGTCATCGTGCTGGTGATCGCGGTCCCGCTCGGCGTCCTCCTCACCCGCGGGCGGATGCGTCGCGCCTCCGCCCCCGTGCTCGCCGTGGCGAACTTCGGGCAGGCGGCGCCGGCGATCGGGCTGGTGGTGCTCCTCAGCATGGTCGTCTCCGGCAGCGGCTTCGTCGCGAGCCTCATCGCCCTCGTCCTGTACGCCGCCCTGCCCGTGCTCCGGAACACCATGCTCGGCATCCGCGGCGTCGACGAGCGGCTCGTCGAGGCCGGCCGCGGCATGGGCATGAGCCGCGCGGCGGTGCTGTTCCGCATCGAGCTGCCGCTCGCCGTGCCCGTCATGCTCGCGGGGATCCGCACCGCGCTCGTGCTGCTCGTCGGCACCGCGGCGCTCGCGGCGTTCGTCAACGGCGGCGGGCTCGGGATCCTCATCACGACCGGCGTCAACCTGTACCTCTATCCCGTGCTCGTCTCGGGCGCGCTGCTCATCGCGCTCCTCGCGCTCGCCATCGACTGGCTCGGCCGCGTCGTCGAGCACGTCGCCCGCCCGAAGGGACTCTGA
- a CDS encoding glycine betaine ABC transporter substrate-binding protein: MVPTPSRSARLRRALGVPALAAAALVTLTGCGLQPATAYVPDAAPGSIRPLDLPEGASLTVTSKNFTEQLILGKIAVIAAKAAGFQVTDKTNVPGSVPARELMTSHGADMTWEYTGTAWLSYLGEAKGIPDQRAQYEAVRDADVANGLTWLTPAPLNNTYAMAIREEEAERLGITRMSQVEDLPVEDRTFCVEAEFNSRSDGLSPLLEAYGIPRGSADGVPDGNVSIFDTGAVYTATDRGTCEFGEVFTTDGRIDKLGLRILQDDLGFFPAYNVAPVLDSATLAEYPGLQDVFDRITPVITDDALREMNLRVDDAGEEPADVAFDFMVDNGFVTAP; encoded by the coding sequence ATCGTGCCGACCCCCTCCCGCTCCGCCCGCCTGCGCCGCGCCCTCGGCGTCCCCGCGCTCGCGGCCGCCGCCCTCGTGACGCTGACCGGCTGCGGGCTCCAGCCCGCGACGGCCTACGTCCCCGACGCGGCGCCCGGCTCCATCCGGCCGCTGGACCTGCCCGAGGGCGCGTCCCTCACCGTGACGTCGAAGAACTTCACCGAGCAGCTCATCCTCGGGAAGATCGCGGTCATCGCGGCGAAGGCCGCCGGGTTCCAGGTCACCGACAAGACGAACGTGCCGGGCAGCGTCCCCGCCCGCGAGCTCATGACGAGCCACGGAGCGGACATGACGTGGGAGTACACCGGCACCGCGTGGCTCAGCTACCTCGGCGAGGCGAAGGGGATCCCCGACCAGCGCGCCCAGTACGAGGCCGTGCGGGACGCCGACGTCGCCAACGGCCTCACCTGGCTGACCCCAGCGCCGCTCAACAACACGTACGCGATGGCCATCCGCGAGGAGGAGGCCGAGCGGCTCGGCATCACGCGGATGTCCCAGGTGGAGGACCTGCCCGTCGAGGACCGCACCTTCTGCGTGGAGGCCGAGTTCAACTCGCGGTCCGACGGGCTGTCGCCCCTGCTGGAGGCCTACGGCATCCCGCGCGGGTCCGCCGACGGCGTGCCCGACGGCAACGTCTCGATCTTCGACACGGGCGCCGTGTACACCGCGACCGACCGCGGCACCTGCGAGTTCGGCGAGGTGTTCACGACCGACGGGCGCATCGACAAGCTCGGGCTGCGGATCCTGCAGGACGACCTCGGGTTCTTCCCCGCCTACAACGTGGCGCCCGTGCTCGACAGCGCGACGCTCGCCGAGTACCCGGGCCTGCAGGACGTCTTCGACCGCATCACCCCTGTGATCACGGACGACGCGCTGCGCGAGATGAACCTGCGGGTGGACGACGCGGGCGAGGAGCCGGCCGACGTCGCGTTCGACTTCATGGTCGACAACGGCTTCGTGACAGCGCCCTAG
- a CDS encoding DEAD/DEAH box helicase gives MSTLPSPPPHVGSAAAEHLSPAFPERAAWGTVSKLRAWQEEALTAYFENEPRDFLTNATPGAGKTTFALRLASELLHRKTVDRITVVAPTEHLKKQWADAAARAGVRLDPMYSNSSGALGRHYHGAAVTYAQVAANPYLHKTMTEQSRTLVILDEVHHGGDALSWGDAIREAFERATRRLSLTGTPFRSDTAPIPFVSYLRDHRGVRLSQTDYDYGYGRALADGVVRPVIFLAYAGSMRWRNKMGDEMEAQLAEGNTKDITSQAWRTALAPDGEWIPQVLAAADRRLTEVRQSIPDAGGLVIATDHTTARAYAAILQRLSGQPVTLVLSDDVEASANIDRFSAGTSRWMVAVRMVSEGVDVPRLAVGVYATSASTPLFFAQAIGRFVRARRRGETASIFLPSVPNLLVLANELERQRDHALDRDSSKEGDLYNPEDAMMGEANRSEKGSDSLLSEFSFEAMGSEATFDKVLFDGAEFGQMADVGSLEEEEFIGLPGILEPEQVRELLAQRQHRQSKHATERERKQAESGAPKDPDDIPLYRTLKEQRQLLNSLVGMRAKLHGEPHGLVHAELRRVCGGPAVGQCSVTQLQQRIDQLRRWMRS, from the coding sequence GTGAGCACCCTGCCGTCCCCTCCTCCGCACGTCGGATCCGCCGCGGCCGAGCACCTCTCGCCGGCCTTCCCGGAGCGCGCCGCCTGGGGCACCGTCAGCAAGCTGCGGGCCTGGCAGGAGGAGGCCCTCACCGCCTACTTCGAGAACGAGCCGCGCGACTTCCTCACCAACGCGACTCCGGGCGCCGGCAAGACCACGTTCGCCCTCCGCCTCGCCTCCGAGCTCCTGCACCGCAAGACCGTCGACCGGATCACCGTGGTCGCCCCCACCGAGCACCTCAAGAAGCAGTGGGCCGACGCGGCCGCGCGCGCGGGCGTGCGCCTCGACCCGATGTACAGCAACAGCTCCGGCGCGCTGGGCAGGCACTACCACGGGGCCGCCGTCACCTACGCGCAGGTCGCCGCGAACCCGTACCTGCACAAGACCATGACCGAGCAGAGCCGCACCCTGGTGATCCTCGACGAGGTCCACCACGGCGGTGACGCGCTCAGCTGGGGCGACGCCATCCGCGAGGCCTTCGAGCGCGCCACGCGCCGCCTCTCGCTCACGGGGACCCCGTTCCGCTCCGACACGGCGCCCATCCCGTTCGTCAGCTACCTCCGCGACCACCGCGGCGTCCGCCTCTCGCAGACCGACTACGACTACGGCTACGGGCGCGCGCTCGCCGACGGCGTCGTCCGGCCGGTCATCTTCCTCGCCTACGCCGGCAGCATGCGCTGGCGCAACAAGATGGGCGACGAGATGGAGGCGCAGCTCGCCGAGGGCAACACGAAGGACATCACCTCGCAGGCGTGGCGCACGGCGCTCGCGCCCGACGGCGAGTGGATCCCGCAGGTGCTCGCCGCCGCCGACCGCCGCCTCACCGAGGTGCGGCAGTCGATCCCCGACGCGGGCGGCCTCGTCATCGCGACCGACCACACCACGGCGCGGGCCTACGCGGCGATCCTCCAGCGCCTCAGCGGACAGCCCGTCACGCTCGTGCTCTCCGACGACGTCGAGGCGAGCGCCAACATCGACCGCTTCTCCGCCGGCACCTCCCGGTGGATGGTCGCGGTCCGCATGGTGTCCGAGGGCGTCGACGTGCCGCGGCTCGCGGTCGGCGTCTACGCCACCAGCGCGTCGACGCCCCTGTTCTTCGCGCAGGCCATCGGCCGCTTCGTGCGCGCCCGGCGCCGGGGCGAGACCGCCTCGATCTTCCTGCCGAGCGTCCCGAACCTCCTCGTGCTCGCCAACGAGCTGGAGCGCCAGCGCGACCACGCCCTCGACCGCGACTCCTCGAAGGAGGGCGACCTCTACAACCCCGAGGACGCCATGATGGGCGAGGCGAACCGCAGCGAGAAGGGGTCCGACTCCCTGCTCAGCGAGTTCTCCTTCGAGGCGATGGGATCCGAGGCGACCTTCGACAAGGTCCTCTTCGACGGCGCCGAGTTCGGGCAGATGGCCGACGTCGGCAGCCTCGAGGAGGAGGAGTTCATCGGGCTCCCCGGGATCCTCGAGCCGGAGCAGGTGCGCGAGCTCCTCGCCCAGCGGCAGCACCGGCAGTCGAAGCACGCGACGGAGCGGGAGCGGAAGCAGGCCGAGAGCGGCGCGCCCAAGGACCCGGACGACATCCCGCTGTACCGCACGCTCAAGGAGCAGCGCCAGCTCCTCAACAGCCTCGTCGGCATGCGGGCGAAGCTCCACGGCGAGCCGCACGGCCTCGTGCACGCCGAGCTCCGGCGCGTGTGCGGCGGGCCGGCGGTCGGGCAGTGCAGCGTGACGCAGCTGCAGCAGCGGATCGACCAGCTGCGCCGGTGGATGCGCAGCTGA
- a CDS encoding acyl-CoA dehydrogenase family protein, with amino-acid sequence MTPATPADPLDPHALLDHALLERIRSRAAGYDARNAFFAEDLDELRDAGYLRLLVPRDLGGSGASLADAVRCQTLLAQAAPATALGVGMHLVWTAVARILADRGDDTLRGVLEDAGRGEVLAFAISEPGNDAPLADSLTRAEPDADGGYRFTGTKVSSSMAPAWSRLGLFGRDDRDPDRPLLVHAFVPRDAPGLGIVPDWDTLGMRATQSHTVVLDGVRAPAADVIRIREVGRRDDPFVLAVLQAFELLIAAVYAGLGQRALDLAVEAARHRTSHAAGGATLAQDPAVRALVADAALAQDALAPQLRALAEDVDRGVDHGDRWPSLLVGAKVRATRTAADVVRNAVAVAGGGSFRTGDELGRLYRDVLAGGFHPSSDRQAQETLASALLGPVARSA; translated from the coding sequence ATGACGCCCGCCACCCCGGCCGACCCGCTCGACCCGCACGCGCTCCTCGACCACGCCCTTCTCGAGCGCATCCGCTCGCGGGCCGCCGGCTACGACGCCCGCAACGCGTTCTTCGCCGAGGACCTGGACGAGCTCCGGGACGCCGGGTACCTGCGCCTCCTCGTCCCGCGCGACCTCGGCGGATCCGGCGCGTCGCTCGCCGACGCCGTGCGCTGCCAGACCCTCCTCGCCCAGGCGGCGCCCGCGACCGCGCTCGGGGTCGGCATGCACCTCGTGTGGACCGCTGTGGCGCGCATCCTCGCGGACCGCGGCGACGACACCCTCCGCGGGGTCCTCGAGGACGCCGGCCGTGGGGAGGTGCTGGCCTTCGCGATCAGCGAGCCCGGCAACGACGCGCCGCTCGCCGACTCCCTCACGCGCGCCGAGCCCGACGCCGACGGCGGGTACCGGTTCACGGGCACCAAGGTCTCCTCGAGCATGGCGCCCGCATGGAGCAGGCTCGGCCTGTTCGGGCGCGACGACCGGGACCCGGACCGGCCCCTGCTCGTGCACGCGTTCGTGCCGCGCGACGCACCGGGCCTCGGGATCGTGCCGGACTGGGACACCCTCGGCATGCGGGCGACGCAGAGCCACACCGTGGTGCTCGACGGCGTGCGCGCGCCCGCGGCCGACGTGATCCGCATCCGCGAGGTCGGCCGCCGCGACGACCCGTTCGTCCTCGCCGTGCTCCAGGCGTTCGAGCTGCTCATCGCGGCCGTGTACGCGGGCCTCGGCCAGCGCGCGCTCGACCTCGCCGTGGAGGCCGCCCGGCACCGCACCTCGCACGCGGCCGGCGGCGCGACCCTCGCGCAGGATCCCGCCGTGCGTGCGCTCGTCGCCGACGCCGCGCTGGCGCAGGACGCGCTCGCGCCGCAGCTCCGGGCGCTCGCCGAGGACGTCGACCGCGGCGTCGACCACGGGGACCGCTGGCCGTCGCTGCTCGTGGGCGCCAAGGTCCGCGCCACGCGCACGGCCGCCGACGTCGTGCGGAACGCGGTCGCCGTCGCGGGCGGCGGGTCCTTCCGCACGGGCGACGAGCTGGGGCGCCTGTACCGCGACGTGCTCGCGGGCGGCTTCCACCCGTCGAGCGACCGGCAGGCGCAGGAGACCCTCGCGAGCGCGCTGCTCGGGCCCGTGGCGCGGTCCGCCTGA
- a CDS encoding VOC family protein gives MPDLLSADTTMGAVTLLVADLDRMTAYYRDAVGLDVVAEGAGSTTLGRGSAPAVVLETGHGLDLPSPGDAGLFHTAVLFDTPAALARSVASVARRAPGTYTGSADHLVSRAFYFTDPEGNGVELYTDRPRDEWTWQDGRVVMDSLRLDPEAFLRDELAAAAGPADDAAGIGHVHLQVGDTETAGAFYVDTLGFELVAGWHGSAIFVSAGGYHHHMAMNTWNSRGAGRRPATLGLGTVRIQVPTRHEVEAVDARLRRAGVATRDDGRALAFEDPWGNALVLSAG, from the coding sequence ATGCCCGACCTGCTCTCCGCCGACACGACGATGGGGGCCGTGACCCTCCTGGTCGCCGACCTCGACCGCATGACCGCCTACTACCGCGACGCCGTCGGCCTCGACGTCGTCGCCGAGGGCGCGGGATCCACGACGCTCGGCCGGGGGAGCGCCCCCGCCGTGGTCCTCGAGACGGGACACGGGCTCGACCTGCCGAGCCCCGGGGACGCCGGGCTGTTCCACACCGCCGTCCTCTTCGACACCCCCGCGGCGCTGGCCCGCTCCGTCGCCTCCGTCGCGCGACGGGCTCCCGGCACGTACACCGGCAGCGCCGACCACCTCGTCAGCCGCGCGTTCTACTTCACCGACCCCGAGGGCAACGGCGTGGAGCTCTACACCGACCGCCCGCGCGACGAGTGGACGTGGCAGGACGGCCGGGTCGTCATGGACTCCCTGCGGCTCGACCCGGAGGCGTTCCTCCGTGACGAGCTGGCCGCGGCCGCGGGCCCGGCCGACGACGCGGCGGGCATCGGGCACGTCCACCTGCAGGTCGGCGACACGGAGACCGCCGGCGCGTTCTACGTCGACACGCTCGGCTTCGAGCTCGTCGCCGGCTGGCACGGGTCCGCGATCTTCGTCTCCGCCGGCGGGTACCACCACCACATGGCCATGAACACGTGGAACAGCCGCGGCGCGGGACGGCGCCCGGCGACCCTCGGGCTCGGCACCGTGCGGATCCAGGTGCCCACGCGCCACGAGGTCGAGGCCGTGGACGCGCGCCTGCGCCGCGCCGGGGTCGCCACGCGCGACGACGGTCGCGCGCTCGCCTTCGAGGACCCGTGGGGGAACGCCCTGGTGCTGTCGGCCGGCTGA
- a CDS encoding SGNH/GDSL hydrolase family protein → MTEPHPWRRYVALGDSFTEGIGDPEPGSPGGHRGWADRVAEVLADQVDGFSYANLAIRGRLLAQIADEQVEPAMALHPDLVSLSAGGNDILRPGADPDRLADRLDRMVERLSSEGATVVLFTGTDVKFSPVFGRLRGKVAIYNEDIRAIAARRDCIVADQWALTEIQDPRMWDVDRLHLAPLGHHTVARMVLQALAVENDLQPLQPEPLPTRTWRQARAGDIDWARSYFVPWVLRRLRHQSSGDGRTAKRPDASPWSRPDAAG, encoded by the coding sequence ATGACCGAGCCCCATCCCTGGCGCCGCTACGTCGCCCTCGGCGACTCCTTCACGGAGGGCATCGGCGATCCCGAGCCGGGCAGCCCCGGCGGGCACCGGGGCTGGGCGGACCGCGTGGCCGAGGTGCTGGCCGACCAGGTCGACGGCTTCTCCTACGCGAACCTCGCGATCCGCGGCCGCCTCCTCGCGCAGATCGCCGACGAGCAGGTCGAGCCGGCCATGGCCCTGCACCCCGACCTCGTCTCGCTCTCCGCCGGCGGCAACGACATCCTCCGGCCCGGCGCCGACCCGGACCGCCTCGCCGACCGGCTCGACCGCATGGTCGAGCGGCTCTCCTCCGAGGGCGCGACCGTGGTGCTCTTCACGGGCACCGACGTCAAGTTCTCGCCCGTGTTCGGGCGGCTGCGGGGCAAGGTCGCCATCTACAACGAGGACATCCGCGCGATCGCCGCCCGGCGCGACTGCATCGTGGCCGACCAGTGGGCGCTCACCGAGATCCAGGACCCGCGGATGTGGGACGTCGACCGCCTGCACCTCGCGCCCCTCGGCCATCACACGGTCGCCCGCATGGTGCTGCAGGCGCTCGCCGTGGAGAACGACCTCCAGCCGCTCCAGCCCGAGCCGCTGCCGACGCGCACGTGGCGTCAGGCCCGCGCGGGCGACATCGACTGGGCCCGCTCCTACTTCGTCCCGTGGGTGCTGCGGCGCCTGCGGCACCAGTCCTCGGGCGACGGGCGCACGGCCAAGCGGCCCGACGCGTCGCCGTGGTCCCGGCCGGACGCCGCGGGCTGA